A genomic window from Oceanobacillus timonensis includes:
- a CDS encoding PP2C family protein-serine/threonine phosphatase gives MKETIEKNTVKYQELLQKYIETQDEKALYDLELISKDFIKKNILPEELINLHIQAMEHIYPELMEEYKLSMEFLLEATVFYGLALQEVDYLRQEKDVLTSEISVAANMQKTLLGTKKPEINGLDIGVVSVPAHQMNGDYHHFTKGSNGTVGIAIADVIGKGIPAALCMSMIKYAMDSYPEATMSPNKVLENLNRVVERNIDSSMFITMCYAHYLPKESKLRLSSAGHEPGYIYRAETGTFEEVRAKGIVLGVMPDAQYREYELDIDKDDLIIFLTDGVSECRDGDRFIETEELLEVIRKYIDLPAQELVDNVYQYFEKLQDFQLRDDFTLIVLRKEV, from the coding sequence GTATATTGAAACACAAGACGAAAAAGCGTTATATGACCTTGAATTAATCAGTAAAGATTTTATTAAAAAAAATATCTTACCTGAAGAATTAATTAATTTGCATATCCAGGCAATGGAACATATTTATCCGGAACTGATGGAGGAGTACAAGCTTTCCATGGAATTTTTATTGGAAGCAACTGTTTTCTATGGTTTGGCATTGCAGGAAGTAGATTATTTAAGACAGGAAAAAGATGTGCTGACTTCTGAGATTTCGGTGGCTGCGAATATGCAAAAGACTTTACTGGGAACTAAAAAGCCGGAAATTAACGGACTGGATATTGGAGTTGTCAGCGTTCCTGCTCATCAGATGAATGGAGATTACCATCATTTTACGAAAGGAAGTAATGGCACTGTTGGAATTGCTATTGCAGACGTGATTGGAAAAGGAATACCGGCAGCACTTTGCATGTCCATGATTAAATATGCAATGGATAGCTATCCGGAAGCGACCATGTCCCCGAATAAAGTATTAGAAAACCTGAATCGGGTTGTCGAAAGAAATATTGATTCCAGCATGTTCATCACGATGTGTTATGCACACTATCTGCCAAAGGAAAGTAAATTAAGGTTATCCTCGGCAGGTCATGAACCGGGGTATATTTACCGCGCTGAAACAGGGACATTTGAAGAAGTCCGGGCGAAAGGCATTGTGCTTGGTGTTATGCCTGATGCGCAGTATCGGGAATATGAATTGGATATTGATAAAGATGATTTAATTATCTTTCTGACGGACGGTGTTTCAGAATGCAGGGATGGAGATCGTTTTATTGAAACGGAGGAACTGCTGGAAGTAATCCGGAAATATATTGATTTACCCGCGCAAGAACTGGTGGATAACGTGTATCAGTATTTTGAAAAACTTCAAGATTTCCAGTTACGGGATGATTTTACATTAATTGTTCTTCGTAAAGAGGTTTAA
- a CDS encoding STAS domain-containing protein, with protein MNLSVNVQEENQVKVLEVSGEIDAYTAPELKKSLMPLIQESGNEIEVDLENVAYMDSTGLGVFVSALKASKESGSHFTLKNVQGRVYRIFEITGLNGVMDIKAAIRGGNE; from the coding sequence ATGAATTTATCAGTTAATGTACAAGAAGAGAACCAAGTAAAAGTTTTAGAAGTGAGCGGGGAGATTGATGCCTATACAGCCCCGGAGTTAAAAAAATCATTAATGCCTTTAATCCAAGAGAGTGGTAATGAAATTGAAGTGGATTTAGAAAATGTAGCGTATATGGACAGCACCGGTTTAGGTGTGTTTGTTAGTGCTTTGAAAGCTTCAAAGGAAAGTGGGAGTCATTTCACTTTAAAAAATGTCCAGGGACGGGTGTATCGCATTTTTGAGATAACTGGTCTGAATGGTGTTATGGATATTAAAGCAGCGATTCGAGGTGGCAATGAGTAA
- the rsbW gene encoding anti-sigma B factor RsbW produces the protein MEAFDYIEMKVPAKAEYIGVMRLTLSGVANRVGFSYDAIEDLKVAISEAITNAVEHAYEEKESGEITVGFGVYDDRMEIMVADRGGSFDLEEVKNETGPYKNDEPVEKIREGGFGLFLIEALMDEVKINNKYGVMVIMTKYNREEEVDMDDDQISTIQ, from the coding sequence ATGGAAGCATTTGATTATATCGAAATGAAGGTGCCGGCAAAAGCGGAATATATTGGAGTGATGCGCTTAACGCTTTCAGGCGTTGCTAATCGGGTAGGTTTTTCTTATGATGCAATTGAGGATTTGAAAGTTGCTATATCAGAAGCGATTACAAATGCTGTCGAACATGCATATGAAGAAAAAGAGTCCGGTGAAATCACAGTTGGCTTTGGCGTATATGATGACCGAATGGAAATCATGGTAGCAGATCGTGGAGGAAGTTTTGATCTGGAAGAGGTAAAGAATGAGACGGGACCATATAAAAACGATGAACCAGTTGAAAAAATTAGAGAAGGAGGTTTCGGCCTGTTCCTAATTGAAGCATTAATGGATGAAGTAAAAATTAACAACAAATATGGTGTAATGGTTATTATGACTAAATACAATAGAGAAGAAGAGGTGGACATGGATGACGACCAAATCTCAACCATTCAATAG
- a CDS encoding SpoIIE family protein phosphatase: MISGKYVDVSVYQKSKKGNHFCGDSYFFIEEDQLFLGVLADGLGSGEIAKESSQVVVDIVKQHKHQTVKEIIDLCNKQLVGMRGAVMGILKIDFIDQSFTFSSIGNIGIIILEQGCKKKRNIPSSGYLGSRYRGVKVMTEKLNDGTNFIVFSDGVKDKELSAYYFKDYNVERITDAYKQNIHHTRQDDTTLMAIRYKGEKG, from the coding sequence TTGATTTCAGGTAAATATGTAGATGTTTCCGTTTATCAAAAATCTAAAAAAGGTAATCATTTTTGTGGAGACAGTTACTTTTTTATAGAAGAAGACCAGCTATTTTTAGGAGTGCTCGCAGATGGTCTGGGAAGCGGAGAGATTGCAAAAGAATCCTCGCAAGTTGTTGTCGATATTGTGAAGCAGCATAAGCATCAAACAGTCAAAGAAATTATTGATTTATGTAATAAACAGCTTGTTGGCATGCGTGGAGCCGTAATGGGAATTCTGAAAATAGACTTTATCGACCAATCCTTTACTTTTTCCTCCATTGGGAATATAGGTATCATTATTTTGGAACAAGGATGTAAAAAGAAGCGAAATATTCCAAGTTCTGGATATCTCGGCTCGCGTTATCGAGGAGTAAAGGTAATGACAGAGAAGTTAAACGATGGAACCAATTTTATTGTGTTTTCGGACGGCGTGAAGGATAAAGAGCTATCAGCTTATTATTTTAAAGATTATAATGTTGAACGGATTACCGATGCTTATAAACAAAACATCCATCATACCAGACAGGATGATACAACATTAATGGCAATTAGATATAAAGGGGAAAAAGGTTGA
- the sigB gene encoding RNA polymerase sigma factor SigB, translated as MTTKSQPFNRGGDEVYQWIRALQEDPANEEIQEKIVLTYQNLVGSIARKYSKNSAIHEDLVQVGMIGLLGAIKRYDASYGKSFESFAIPTIIGEIKRFIRDKTWSVHVPRRIKELGPKIRKSADELTAKNQKSPTIQEIAEYIGVPEEEVLETMEMSKSYKALSVDHKIEADSDGSTVAILDLIGNDDDSFKNSEQKMMLEKILPVLSEREQVILECTYFKNMSQKETGEMLGISQMHVSRLQRRALRKLRETMQSESTEVFD; from the coding sequence ATGACGACCAAATCTCAACCATTCAATAGAGGGGGAGATGAGGTTTACCAATGGATACGTGCACTTCAAGAAGATCCAGCAAATGAAGAAATACAGGAAAAAATTGTTTTAACCTACCAGAACCTTGTTGGATCCATTGCCCGGAAGTACTCCAAAAACAGTGCCATTCATGAAGACCTTGTGCAAGTCGGCATGATTGGATTGCTTGGGGCAATTAAGAGGTACGACGCTTCCTATGGTAAGTCGTTTGAATCATTCGCAATCCCAACCATTATCGGTGAAATAAAACGATTTATACGGGATAAAACATGGAGTGTGCATGTCCCTCGCCGTATTAAAGAATTGGGACCGAAAATCCGAAAAAGTGCTGATGAACTGACGGCTAAAAATCAAAAATCTCCTACCATTCAAGAAATTGCAGAATATATTGGTGTACCAGAAGAAGAAGTATTAGAAACAATGGAAATGAGCAAAAGTTATAAGGCACTATCTGTGGATCATAAAATTGAAGCTGATTCAGACGGCAGTACCGTTGCTATTCTTGACTTAATTGGCAATGATGATGATAGCTTTAAGAATTCAGAGCAAAAAATGATGCTTGAAAAAATCCTTCCTGTTTTATCCGAACGGGAACAGGTCATTTTAGAATGTACCTACTTTAAAAATATGAGTCAGAAAGAAACGGGGGAAATGCTGGGTATATCCCAAATGCATGTCTCACGTCTTCAAAGACGAGCACTCCGAAAACTACGAGAAACCATGCAGTCAGAAAGTACGGAGGTATTCGATTGA